The sequence TCAAGCCTCTCGATCTCAGGGGGCGTCTTCGGAGGCACGACCTCCTGGGATCTGTTCTCCGATGCGCCCGTGCTCCTGTTCAGGCTCCCGCTCAGCGATGGAGGCAGGGGGGCTGCACTCCTGTTCTCGGGACCCGCTGGGGCTGCGGATGCATTCGTTGATGTGTCACTGAGAGCAAGGCCATGAGATCCCTCCTTTGTCTGATTTCCGTGGATGGATGCGTTCGTTAAAGCATCCATTATGGATGCGCTGGCGAGCGTGGCGTTCGCGACGGCAGCTAAGCTGTCAGGCTTTGCTGCAGCGCCTGATAGATTCGTGCCAGTTGTGTTAGCCTCCGGCGCCGTGCTCACGTTCTGTGGCCTCTCTGAGGCAGCGCTCTCATCCCTCGGTCCTTCTGATGAGGATGAGGAGATGCCGGATGATCCTGTGCCCCCGGATCGCGCGGATCCCCTCCTCGTGACAACGGACGGCGATGTGCTGCGCAGGGATGTGTTCTGGGAGATGTTCTTCGAGGCATCAGTGGCATTCAGCGTCACGTTCACCTGCTGCGTCTCCCCACCTGCAGAAATGTTCTCACGCGGCGTTTCTGTGATGTAATCGCTGATCCTCAGGGTCTTCTGGTATTCCTTCAGCATCTCCTCATTCCTGTACAGAATAATCCTGAGCGCGCACAGATCGCCGGCATCCGCAGATATTCTCCACTCCAGCGTGTCCTCGTATGCGTCTCCATCGGCAAGATGTGCATCCCTCTGGGCCGCTCTCTCTCCATTCATCTCAACAGCGATCGTGTAGTTCGCCTCAACTCCCTCATGATTTATCACACCAACAGTCGCTGTCGCGCGCCCATCGCTCTTAATGCCCAGACCGGTCACGTAGAACTCCGTGGATCCCTCGTGCTTCTCGTTTTTCACGTTCACGTAGCCGAGAGAGATGGCAGCGATCATCAGAAGAAGAACGACCGCGGGTACAATGCTCTGAGGGATTCTTTTTCTGCTGCTCCTGAGGCCGTACCTGTAGGTGTACAGCGAGAACCTTCTCCTCCTGGGGACCGCGCTCCTCCGAATCTGTGCAAGAACCGCGAGAATCAAAACCAGGATGGCTGCGATAACCAGAGGAAACTCCCGCACGCCCAGCGCGATCTCCGCCAGCGATGCCACCAGCGCCAGAGCGATGCTCAGCGTGGTTCTCTGAAGAAGTGATCCAAGCGGCTCGTTCTCGGGAAGCACAGCTGATACGAGCGCATAGAGCAGAAGCGCCTGGAGCGCAAACGCGATCACGCCCTGGCCTGCATGAACGTTCATGCCGATAGCTGTCGTGATCAGAGCCAGAGCTGTTACCAGGAGAAGATCCAAAGGCAGTGCCTCGCCTCTCAGCCGGATTTTACTCGCCACCCTTTAAGCCTGTTGGCTCTCTATCTTCCCATTTTATGTGTTAAAGCTTTCTCTGAGTGATGCATCAGAGACGATGAAGAAGCACATGAGCAGCATCTGTGGATTGGCCCGGAGCTCCGAAGAGCGTGCTTTTTGGGCAGGATCAGAAACACAGTTTCTGTTATCAAAGCATGTCTGATCTCTGGTACTTACCATTCATCAGTAACATACTTAAGCACAGAAATAGATGGTTTCAAATGTGAGCTGGCTTCTTCTCGCCCTGTTCGGCACGGTATCGTTCACGCTTGCCGGCCTGCTGGACAAGCTCATCCTGGACCGGTACATGCAGGAGCCGAAGGTTTATCTGCTGTGCCAGGTGATGGCCCAGCAGGTTTTCGCACTGACGGCATTCGCGTTCATACGGCCGGAGTTTGTGTTTCCGGATACGATCCTCGCCGTGGTCCTTGGCAGCATCCAGGTCCTCCCGACGGTGTATTTTCTCAGGGCGATCAAGGAGGATGAGCTCTCGAGGGTGACATCGCTCGAGTACTTCTACGTGGTCCTCGTCTTCTTACTGTCATCATCCCTCCTAGACGAGAGCCTGCCTGCGAGGAGCTGCGCCGGGGCAGCGCTCATACTTCTGAGCTCGCTCATCGTCTCGTACAGCCCGGAGTCAATCACCACCCCTGCTCTGAGGCACATCCTGCCGTACTGGGTGATGAACACGATCTACTGTCTGGCAATGAAGTGCCTTCTCTGCTCCATGGACGAATGGGACATGTACATATGGTCCGCATTCGGAAATCTCATAGCTGTGGTGCCCTTCCTGAGATCCGGCGGAGCAGCGGGTCTGTGCATGATGGCCTCGAATGCGCGCACTCTCTGCTCCATCTTTGTGGAGGAGTCGTTTCAGTTTCTGGGGATGATACTCTTCATATTCGCATATGCCAGGGGGCCGCTCGCGCTTGTTAACGGCATAGGCGCGCTCCAGCCTATGATGACGCTCATATCCATACTCGTCATCAGGTCCGTGTATTCAGGATTGATCGAGGAGGACACATGCAGGGGGGCTGTGGTGAGGAAGTTCTCCGCGGTCTCCATGGTGGCGCTGGGAATATACTTCATATGCTGATGCGCAGGCGTGGCCGTGTTTTCAGGATGGCATCTCATAGAACCTCCTGGGGTGTATGGGTAGCGGAAACCCCGCCCTTCAGGACGGGGAGGAGCGTACCCCACCCAGAAACAGATATATCTCTGTTCCTACTACTTTCTCCTGAGATGCCTTCTGACCCCACAAGACACTCCGTAGCGGAGAAACGGTTGCAGCACGGAATGACGACAGGCATTTTGGAACGCTCTGAATCCGCAGCAATGCGGAAGCTGAAACCTGCATTTGAGGCTAGGGGCGTCTCCAGGGCCGCTGCTCTTCGGGGCTCTATCCTGTGATGTCAACCGGCCTATTGTCTCGGACATGTCGGATTCTCCGCATGGCGCCAGGGACAAGCTCCGGTCTTCAGACCGGAGTAGTTGACGAGAGCATCTCGATTATGTGGTGAAGGGCACTGGTGTACCATATGAGCATCAGGATCCCGGCTGCCATCATCGGGACGAGGACCTTCGCCATCTCCATCCCGAACTCCCGGCTGCCCATGACGAACGCGATCGATAGCTTGAGCGCTGTGTTCGTTATCGCTGCGAGCATTATGGCTATGACCGCGGTCTCGGTGCTGATGCTCCCTGCTGCAAGCGTCGCCATCGCAAGGACAACAGCATCGACATCCGCCAGCCCGGAGATCACACCAGCTGCGTAGCTTCCAGCATCTCCCAGTGAGATGGACGCGAGCTTTGTGATGAAGAGTATGAAGGCGAAGAGCGCGCCGAACTTCAGGGCGGGAATCAATCTGAACGGATCCTTGTGCTTCACACCCCCTTCGATAGGTGCAGCATTCTTTCTGCGAACATATGCCAGAGCCACGCCGACTCCCGCCATTGCTGCAAGCTGAGCCGATAAAGGCAGTAGCAGCTCCATGTTGACAAGCATCACTATCAGAAGTATTCTCGGGAACATCGTGCAGCTTGCCAGGGTTGTGGCGAAGACAGCAGATGCCAGCGACTGGCTCCTCTCCCTCACCTCAGATGCCATGCTCATCGTGACCGCGGTGCTGGAGACTATACCTCCAAGAATTCCTGTGAGCGTGAGCCCCCGATCGTCTCCAAGAACTCTTATCAGAATGTAGCCCACATAGCTTATCAGGCTCACAAGAACGACCATCATCCAGATCCTCCTCGGATTCAGAACCTCAAGGGGATCCAGCGCACGGTCCGGGAGAAGTGGCAGTATCACCAGCGCCACAAGCCCCATCTTGAGCGTGTCGAGCAGCTCAGCATCGCTGATCGCCTCGACGTATCTGTGGGCTATCTTCCTGGTGGCGAGCGTCCATGTCACAAGAATTGAGAGAGCGACCGCGAGAAGCATGCTCTCCTCGAAGTAGCAGAGCGCTCCGAGGAGAAATGTGATCGCGGCAGCGACAGCGGATGTGAAATCGAGCCACCCTATGATCCTGGAGGCTGTTGCATACCCAATCCCCACAAGTATGAGAAAGCCGGCATATGCAGCCACAATGAACATATCTCCGAAGATCTCTGAGAGGCTGGCTGCGAGCGCGCCCAGAAGCGCTATGAGCACAAACGTCCGGAGGCCGGCAACTCCCCTGGTTTTGTCCTCGATGATCCTGCGCTGGCGCTCGATTCCTATCAGCGCTCCGATGATCATTGCCATAACAAATGGATAGAGATCAGCGAACTCCATTGGATCCCAGCCATGGCTCCGGGAGTTATACAATTTCCGGTTCAGATCGGCGATCCCTGCGACCGCTTGAAACCCATGCGTTCTTATGGAGGGGCGTGCGCACAGGAAATTTCAGGAAATTTTAGGTGCATGCTTGTGCTGCCTCTTGCATATTGATCCTGGCAGATCCTCTCGCAACCATTATTACCCCATGCGTAAGAGCATCCAGCATGATAGACCTCCATACGCACACGGTCTTCAGCGATGGTGAGCTCATTCCGGCCGAGCTTCTCAGGCGTGCTGAGGCGATCGGGTACACTGCGATAGCGATAACTGATCACGTCGACTTCACGAACGTGGAGCACATTGTCGGAAGCATGCTTAAGGTGAAGGAGATGGAGGATGCCTACTCTCTGAAGGTTATCCCCGGGGTCGAGATAACCCATGTTCCGCCTGGAAAGATAGAGCGGCTTGTGCTGCTCTCAAGAGCCCTGGGCGCGGAGATCGTTGTGGTCCATGGGGAGACTCCAGTGGAGCCGGTTGCACCTGGAACCAACAGGGCTGCGATAGAGGCCGGTGTCGATATGCTCGCGCATCCGGGTTTCCTCACACTGGAGGAGGCAGAGCTTGCCCGGGAAAATGATGTTGTGCTGGAGATAACATCAAGGCTCGGGCACAACATCACAAACGGACATGTTGTGCGCATCGCAAAACAGACAGGCGCAAAGATGGCTGTGAACACCGACACACACGATCCTGAGGACCTGATAACATCAAAAAGAGCGGTGGAGATAGCGATAGGCGCCGGTCTGACAGACGAGGAGGCCGTGGAATTGCTGAGATCTCACCCCTTGGCCGCACAGCTGGGCCTCGAGCGATCCATTTGAGGCATTACTGGCGTGTATGTCAGCGCTTCCTCAGCCTCTCTATGGTCTCCCTAACCGCTTTCTGTACTATCGGGCTCTCGTCGCTGATGCTTTCCAGATGGCTGATCACCTTAGAGTCGCCTATAAGCCCCAGAGCTCTTGTGACATGATACCTGACCTTCCAGCTCGAATCTCTCAGCATCGGTAGCAGCGGCTCGACAGCCCTCGGATCGCCGATGCTCCCGAGGGCGCATGCTGCGTTGAGCCTCACATCCTGGCTCCTGTCATTGAGCACCCCGATGAGAGCATCAACCGCCCTAGGATCGCCTATGCTTCCGAGGGCCCAGGCTGCGTTCCATCTCACAAGAGCGTTCGCATCGGTCAGCGCCCTGCTCAGCGGCTCGACAGCCCTGGCGTCTTTGATCTTTCCCAGCGCCTCCGCGGCCTCAGA is a genomic window of Methanothrix sp. containing:
- a CDS encoding MgtC/SapB family protein, which codes for MEFADLYPFVMAMIIGALIGIERQRRIIEDKTRGVAGLRTFVLIALLGALAASLSEIFGDMFIVAAYAGFLILVGIGYATASRIIGWLDFTSAVAAAITFLLGALCYFEESMLLAVALSILVTWTLATRKIAHRYVEAISDAELLDTLKMGLVALVILPLLPDRALDPLEVLNPRRIWMMVVLVSLISYVGYILIRVLGDDRGLTLTGILGGIVSSTAVTMSMASEVRERSQSLASAVFATTLASCTMFPRILLIVMLVNMELLLPLSAQLAAMAGVGVALAYVRRKNAAPIEGGVKHKDPFRLIPALKFGALFAFILFITKLASISLGDAGSYAAGVISGLADVDAVVLAMATLAAGSISTETAVIAIMLAAITNTALKLSIAFVMGSREFGMEMAKVLVPMMAAGILMLIWYTSALHHIIEMLSSTTPV
- a CDS encoding histidinol phosphate phosphatase domain-containing protein produces the protein MIDLHTHTVFSDGELIPAELLRRAEAIGYTAIAITDHVDFTNVEHIVGSMLKVKEMEDAYSLKVIPGVEITHVPPGKIERLVLLSRALGAEIVVVHGETPVEPVAPGTNRAAIEAGVDMLAHPGFLTLEEAELARENDVVLEITSRLGHNITNGHVVRIAKQTGAKMAVNTDTHDPEDLITSKRAVEIAIGAGLTDEEAVELLRSHPLAAQLGLERSI
- a CDS encoding HEAT repeat domain-containing protein; the protein is MPLRADAEKVDAFIKNLKDDSSTVRARAAEALGKIGDPKAVGPLIDALLDVDASVRSEAAEALGKIKDARAVEPLSRALTDANALVRWNAAWALGSIGDPRAVDALIGVLNDRSQDVRLNAACALGSIGDPRAVEPLLPMLRDSSWKVRYHVTRALGLIGDSKVISHLESISDESPIVQKAVRETIERLRKR